A DNA window from Rossellomorea marisflavi contains the following coding sequences:
- the pheT gene encoding phenylalanine--tRNA ligase subunit beta, producing MYVSYKWLENYVDLSGVTPEELAEKITRSGIEVEGVERIGDGIKGVVVGHVLTCEQHPDADKLNICTVDVGEEEPVQIICGAPNVAQGQKVAVAKVGAVLPGNFKIKKAKLRGEVSQGMICSLQELGVESKLVPKEHADGIYVFPENEEVGADAVERLSLDDSILELGLTPNRSDCLSMLGVAYEVAAILDRDVLLPEPSVSESGEKASDYVSVRVEAKEDNPLYGAKIIKNVKIGPSPAWMQHALMAAGIRPHNNVVDITNYVLLEYGQPLHAFDYDRFGSKEVVVRRAHNGEKIVTLDDTERTLSDDQLVITNGKAPVALAGVMGGADSEVQQDTTTVLLEAAYFTGAIVRGASKHHGLRSEASTRYEKGVDPERVLKAGERAAQLMAEYAGGEVLKGTVLFDELTVQPARVSITLEKINSSLGTAITAEEVEGIFRRLGFPVEVDGETFHVTAPTRRGDITIQEDLLEEVARLYGYDHIPMTLPQGASTAGGLSPYQAKRRAVRRYLEGAGLLQAITYSLTNDKKATQYALDVKEPVRLLMPMSEERSNLRLSIVPQLLEVISYNKARQNDSLAFYEVGAVFLNEGEELPREEEHIAGALAGLWHSHLWQGEKKPVDFYVAKGILEGMFEKLGVSDAISYRQAVIDGLHPGRTAEILLNDEVIGFVGATHPEVEKELDLDATYVFELKAAPVFGYDKAPLGYSPIPRHPSITRDIALVVTQDVKAGDVQAIIKEAGGKLLKEVSVFDLYEGEHMEPGKKSLAFSLKYFDPAKTLTDEEVVKVHNKVLEAVKAKAGAELRG from the coding sequence ATGTACGTTTCATATAAATGGCTGGAAAACTACGTGGACCTGTCAGGTGTCACACCTGAAGAACTTGCCGAAAAGATCACCCGCAGCGGGATCGAGGTAGAAGGAGTGGAGCGGATCGGGGACGGCATCAAGGGCGTCGTCGTCGGCCATGTCCTCACATGCGAGCAGCATCCTGATGCGGATAAACTGAACATCTGCACCGTGGATGTCGGAGAAGAAGAACCCGTTCAGATCATCTGTGGGGCACCCAATGTCGCCCAAGGCCAGAAAGTGGCCGTTGCCAAGGTAGGGGCTGTCCTTCCAGGCAATTTCAAAATCAAGAAAGCGAAGCTCCGCGGAGAGGTCTCCCAAGGAATGATCTGTTCCCTTCAAGAGCTCGGCGTCGAAAGCAAGCTTGTGCCGAAAGAGCATGCAGACGGGATCTACGTATTCCCTGAAAACGAGGAAGTCGGAGCCGATGCAGTCGAGCGCTTGAGCCTGGATGATTCCATCCTTGAGCTCGGACTCACCCCTAACCGCTCGGACTGCTTGAGCATGCTGGGTGTTGCCTACGAAGTGGCAGCGATCCTCGACCGGGATGTGTTGCTTCCGGAACCATCCGTGAGCGAATCCGGCGAGAAAGCGTCAGACTACGTTTCCGTCCGTGTGGAAGCGAAAGAAGACAATCCATTGTATGGGGCGAAGATCATCAAGAACGTGAAGATCGGTCCTTCACCTGCATGGATGCAGCACGCCCTCATGGCAGCGGGCATCCGACCGCATAATAATGTCGTCGACATCACGAACTACGTGCTCCTTGAGTACGGTCAGCCTCTTCATGCCTTCGACTACGACCGATTCGGATCGAAAGAGGTCGTAGTACGCCGCGCGCATAATGGCGAGAAGATCGTGACACTCGATGATACGGAGCGCACACTGTCTGACGATCAGCTTGTCATCACGAATGGCAAGGCACCAGTCGCCCTCGCCGGTGTCATGGGCGGAGCAGACTCTGAAGTCCAGCAGGACACCACCACCGTCCTATTGGAAGCAGCGTATTTCACAGGTGCCATCGTGAGAGGAGCTTCCAAGCATCACGGGCTCCGCAGTGAAGCGAGCACACGCTATGAAAAAGGCGTCGATCCCGAGCGCGTCCTGAAAGCGGGAGAACGTGCCGCCCAGCTCATGGCTGAGTATGCCGGAGGAGAAGTCCTCAAAGGCACGGTCCTCTTTGATGAATTGACCGTCCAGCCTGCACGCGTATCCATCACCCTTGAGAAGATCAACTCTTCACTCGGAACAGCCATCACCGCTGAAGAAGTGGAAGGCATCTTCCGCCGTCTCGGGTTCCCCGTTGAAGTGGACGGTGAAACCTTCCACGTGACGGCCCCGACAAGAAGAGGGGACATCACGATCCAAGAAGATCTATTGGAAGAAGTGGCACGCCTCTACGGCTATGACCACATCCCGATGACCCTTCCTCAAGGGGCATCAACAGCCGGCGGGTTGAGCCCATATCAGGCGAAGCGTCGCGCTGTCCGCCGCTACCTGGAAGGAGCGGGTCTCCTTCAGGCGATCACTTACTCCCTGACGAACGATAAGAAAGCGACTCAATACGCACTCGATGTGAAAGAGCCGGTCCGCCTCCTCATGCCGATGAGTGAAGAACGGAGCAATCTGCGCCTGAGCATCGTCCCGCAGCTTCTTGAAGTCATTTCATACAATAAGGCCCGTCAAAACGACAGCCTCGCGTTCTATGAAGTCGGAGCCGTGTTCCTGAATGAAGGGGAAGAACTTCCACGCGAAGAAGAGCACATCGCAGGGGCCCTTGCCGGTCTGTGGCATTCGCATCTTTGGCAGGGAGAGAAGAAGCCGGTTGACTTCTACGTGGCGAAAGGGATCCTCGAAGGAATGTTCGAGAAGCTTGGCGTATCCGATGCCATCAGCTACCGTCAAGCCGTCATCGACGGATTGCACCCAGGACGGACAGCGGAAATCCTTTTGAACGATGAGGTCATCGGTTTCGTAGGTGCCACTCATCCGGAAGTGGAAAAAGAACTTGATCTCGATGCAACATATGTATTCGAACTGAAGGCTGCACCGGTATTCGGATATGATAAAGCACCACTCGGCTACTCACCGATTCCGCGTCACCCGTCGATCACAAGGGATATCGCCCTCGTCGTCACGCAGGATGTGAAAGCAGGAGACGTTCAAGCCATCATCAAAGAAGCAGGAGGAAAACTTCTCAAAGAAGTTTCCGTCTTCGACCTTTACGAAGGAGAGCATATGGAACCAGGTAAGAAATCCCTGGCCTTCTCCCTCAAATACTTCGACCCGGCCAAAACCCTTACCGATGAAGAAGTCGTGAAAGTCCATAACAAAGTCCTTGAAGCCGTCAAAGCGAAAGCCGGAGCGGAACTTAGGGGATAA
- the infC gene encoding translation initiation factor IF-3 has translation MILNETIRAREVRLIDQNGEQLGIKSKNEALEIAERVNLDLVLVAPTAKPPVARIMDYGKFKFEQQKKEKEARKNQKIINLKEVRLSPTIDDHDFNTKLRNARKFLEKGDKVKASIRFKGRAITHKEIGQRVLDRFSDECKDVATVESKPKMDGRSMFLVLAPVNEK, from the coding sequence ATGATCTTAAACGAAACGATTCGTGCCCGTGAAGTGCGTCTGATCGATCAGAATGGTGAACAGCTTGGAATCAAATCCAAGAACGAAGCCCTAGAAATCGCAGAACGCGTCAATCTTGATCTTGTTCTCGTTGCTCCAACTGCAAAACCACCCGTTGCCCGTATCATGGACTACGGAAAGTTTAAGTTCGAACAACAGAAGAAAGAAAAAGAAGCCCGTAAAAATCAAAAGATCATCAATCTGAAAGAGGTTCGCCTGAGCCCGACGATCGATGACCATGATTTCAATACGAAACTTCGCAATGCTCGTAAGTTCCTTGAAAAAGGAGACAAAGTTAAAGCGTCTATCCGATTTAAAGGCCGTGCGATCACGCACAAAGAGATCGGCCAACGTGTACTCGATCGTTTCTCCGATGAGTGCAAAGACGTTGCAACCGTTGAATCAAAGCCTAAAATGGATGGTCGCAGCATGTTCTTGGTGCTCGCACCAGTCAACGAAAAATAA
- the thrS gene encoding threonine--tRNA ligase, producing MSEVVKMQFPDGNVKEFPKGTTTEEIAASISPGLKKKALAGKVNGNLIDLRTGIESDGSIEIITPPGEDALEILRHSTAHLMAQAIKRLYPETKLGIGPVIEGGFYYDVDSEHTFTPEDLPLIEKEMKKITGENLEVIRKEVSRDEAQRIYQEVGDEYKLELLDAIPEGEQVSIYEQGEFFDLCRGIHIPSTNKIKEFKLLSIAGAYWRGNSDNKMLQRIYGTAFFKKEDLDEHLRLLEEAKERDHRKIGKELDLFMTSQKVGQGLPMWLPKGATVRRIVERYIVDKEERLGYNHVYTPALASVELYKTSGHWDHYQEDMFPIMGMDNEDLVLRPMNCPHHMMIYKNSIHSYRELPIRIAELGLMHRYEMSGALSGLQRVRGMTLNDAHIFVRPDQIKDEFKRVVHLVQEVYKDFDINEYSFRLSYRDPEDKEKYFDDDEMWNKAQGMLKEAMDELEIDYFEAEGEAAFYGPKLDVQVKTALGKEETLSTVQLDFLLPERFDLTYVGEDGKQHRPVVIHRGVVSTMERFVAFLIEEYKGAFPTWLAPTQVQVIPVSPDVHFDYAKEVQEKLQAEGLRVDIDDRNEKIGYKIREAQMSKVPYMLVVGDNEIKEKAVNVRKYGEQKSETLSFDAFADMVKSEAKRG from the coding sequence ATGTCAGAAGTAGTGAAAATGCAGTTCCCTGATGGGAATGTGAAGGAGTTCCCAAAAGGGACAACAACAGAGGAAATCGCAGCCTCGATCTCCCCGGGTCTTAAGAAAAAGGCACTGGCGGGAAAAGTGAACGGGAATCTGATCGATCTCCGTACAGGAATTGAAAGCGATGGAAGCATCGAGATCATCACTCCGCCTGGTGAAGACGCCCTGGAGATCCTGCGCCACAGTACAGCCCACTTGATGGCTCAGGCGATCAAACGCCTGTACCCTGAAACGAAACTTGGGATCGGGCCTGTCATTGAAGGTGGATTCTACTATGATGTCGATTCCGAGCATACCTTCACCCCTGAAGATCTTCCATTGATTGAAAAGGAAATGAAAAAAATCACCGGTGAAAACCTCGAAGTCATCCGTAAAGAGGTGAGCCGTGACGAAGCTCAGCGCATTTATCAGGAAGTCGGCGATGAATACAAGCTTGAGCTTCTTGATGCCATCCCTGAAGGGGAGCAGGTGTCCATCTACGAACAAGGCGAATTCTTCGACCTTTGCCGCGGGATCCACATCCCGTCGACAAACAAAATCAAGGAATTCAAACTCCTCAGCATCGCAGGGGCTTACTGGCGCGGGAACAGCGACAACAAAATGCTGCAGCGGATCTATGGAACAGCTTTCTTCAAAAAGGAAGACCTGGACGAGCATCTCCGCCTCCTCGAAGAAGCGAAGGAACGCGATCACCGCAAAATCGGGAAGGAACTGGATCTGTTCATGACGTCCCAAAAGGTCGGTCAGGGGCTGCCGATGTGGCTTCCGAAAGGGGCGACTGTCCGCCGCATCGTCGAACGTTACATCGTGGATAAAGAGGAACGCCTGGGCTACAACCACGTGTATACTCCGGCACTCGCCAGCGTCGAACTTTATAAAACAAGCGGTCACTGGGATCACTATCAGGAAGATATGTTCCCGATCATGGGAATGGACAACGAAGATCTTGTACTCCGCCCGATGAACTGTCCGCATCACATGATGATCTATAAAAACAGCATCCACAGCTACCGTGAGCTGCCGATCCGCATCGCGGAACTGGGTCTCATGCACCGTTATGAAATGTCCGGTGCCCTCTCAGGCCTCCAGCGCGTACGTGGCATGACGCTGAATGATGCCCATATCTTCGTCCGCCCGGATCAAATCAAGGACGAATTCAAGCGTGTGGTCCACCTGGTCCAGGAAGTATATAAAGACTTTGATATCAATGAATATTCCTTCCGTCTGTCTTACCGCGATCCGGAAGACAAAGAGAAATACTTCGATGATGACGAGATGTGGAACAAGGCTCAAGGCATGCTGAAAGAAGCCATGGATGAACTGGAAATCGACTACTTCGAAGCAGAAGGGGAAGCGGCCTTCTACGGACCGAAGCTTGACGTACAGGTGAAGACCGCCCTCGGCAAAGAGGAGACGCTCTCGACTGTCCAGCTCGATTTCCTTCTTCCGGAACGTTTCGACCTCACATATGTCGGTGAAGACGGGAAGCAGCATCGCCCGGTCGTCATCCACCGCGGTGTCGTATCGACGATGGAACGCTTCGTGGCCTTCCTCATCGAAGAGTACAAAGGGGCATTCCCGACATGGCTCGCACCGACTCAGGTACAAGTCATCCCGGTATCACCGGACGTGCATTTCGATTATGCCAAAGAAGTACAGGAAAAACTCCAGGCTGAAGGGCTGCGTGTCGATATCGATGACCGGAACGAAAAGATCGGCTACAAGATCCGTGAAGCCCAGATGAGCAAGGTTCCATACATGCTCGTCGTCGGGGATAACGAAATCAAGGAAAAAGCCGTCAATGTCCGCAAGTATGGCGAACAGAAGTCAGAAACGCTTTCCTTCGATGCATTTGCCGATATGGTGAAATCAGAAGCGAAACGCGGATAA
- a CDS encoding DUF1294 domain-containing protein, with protein MDHRIESVSHRDQYRGLRPHGPRQGKGEAGEYRISERTLWQVAILGGSVGSYFGMRIHRHKTKHAAFRLGLPLLVILHGGLYIWFVL; from the coding sequence GTGGATCATCGTATTGAATCTGTATCTCATCGTGATCAATATCGCGGGCTTCGTCCTCATGGGCCGCGACAAGGAAAAGGCGAGGCGGGGGAGTACCGGATCAGCGAACGGACGCTGTGGCAGGTGGCGATCCTCGGAGGGAGCGTCGGCAGTTACTTCGGCATGCGCATCCATCGCCATAAAACGAAGCATGCAGCGTTCAGGCTCGGGTTGCCCCTCCTGGTCATCCTGCACGGGGGACTTTATATCTGGTTCGTCTTGTAA
- the rpmI gene encoding 50S ribosomal protein L35, with translation MPKMKTHRGSAKRFKKTGSGKLKRSHAYTSHLFANKSTKAKRKLRKAAVVSKGDFKRIRHMLDNLK, from the coding sequence ATGCCAAAAATGAAAACTCACCGCGGCTCAGCTAAGCGTTTCAAGAAAACAGGTTCTGGTAAACTTAAACGTTCTCACGCTTACACAAGCCATTTATTCGCTAATAAATCTACTAAAGCAAAACGTAAGCTACGTAAAGCTGCTGTTGTCTCTAAAGGAGATTTCAAACGCATTCGTCATATGCTTGACAACCTTAAATAA
- the rplT gene encoding 50S ribosomal protein L20 has product MPRVKGGTVTRRRRKKVLKLAKGYFGSKHTLYKVANQQVMKSYMYAYRDRRQKKRDFRKLWITRINAAARMNGLSYSRLMHGLKLAGIEVNRKMLAELAVSDINAFNQLADAAKAQLNK; this is encoded by the coding sequence ATGCCACGCGTAAAAGGCGGAACAGTAACTCGCAGACGTCGTAAAAAAGTTCTTAAATTAGCCAAAGGTTATTTCGGTTCAAAACATACTCTTTATAAAGTAGCTAACCAACAAGTCATGAAATCATACATGTATGCTTATCGTGACCGTCGCCAGAAAAAACGTGACTTCCGTAAGCTTTGGATCACTCGTATCAATGCAGCTGCACGTATGAACGGTCTTTCTTACAGCCGTTTGATGCACGGACTTAAGCTTGCTGGTATCGAAGTGAACCGTAAAATGCTTGCTGAGCTAGCGGTTTCTGATATCAATGCGTTCAACCAATTGGCTGACGCAGCGAAAGCTCAATTGAACAAGTAA
- a CDS encoding M42 family metallopeptidase has product MTKLDETLTMLKDLTDAKGVPGNEREVRNVMKTYIEPFADEITTDNLGSLIAKKTGLANGPKIMVAGHLDEVGFMVTQIDGRGFLRFQTVGGWWSQVMLAQRVTIVTDKGELTGVIGSKPPHILPPEARKKPVDIKDMFIDIGASSREEAAEWGVKPGDMVVPYFEFTVMNNEKMLLAKAWDNRIGCAIAIDVLKNLKDAEHPNIVYGVGTVQEEVGLRGARTSAAKIEPDIAFGVDVGIAGDTPGISDKEASSKMGDGPQIILYDASMVSHKGLRDAVTSTADELGIPYQYDSIPGGGTDSGSIHLTANGVPALSITIATRYIHSHAAMLHRDDYEHTVKLITEVIKKLDRETVDKITYD; this is encoded by the coding sequence ATGACGAAACTTGACGAAACGTTGACGATGCTAAAGGATTTGACCGATGCCAAAGGAGTACCGGGAAATGAACGCGAAGTACGGAACGTGATGAAAACATACATAGAGCCATTTGCCGATGAAATCACTACGGATAACCTGGGAAGCCTGATTGCGAAGAAGACCGGTTTGGCGAACGGTCCGAAGATCATGGTGGCCGGTCATCTTGACGAGGTCGGCTTCATGGTGACCCAGATCGACGGCAGGGGCTTCCTCCGTTTCCAAACGGTAGGAGGCTGGTGGTCCCAGGTGATGCTTGCCCAGAGGGTGACCATCGTGACCGATAAAGGGGAACTCACGGGTGTGATCGGTTCGAAGCCGCCGCATATCCTTCCTCCTGAAGCGCGCAAGAAGCCGGTGGACATCAAGGATATGTTCATCGATATCGGTGCTTCCAGCCGCGAGGAAGCAGCGGAATGGGGAGTCAAGCCGGGGGATATGGTTGTCCCATACTTCGAATTCACGGTGATGAACAATGAAAAGATGCTCCTTGCCAAAGCGTGGGATAACCGCATCGGCTGTGCCATCGCCATCGATGTGCTGAAAAACCTGAAGGATGCCGAGCATCCGAATATCGTGTACGGTGTCGGAACGGTCCAGGAGGAAGTCGGACTCCGTGGTGCCCGTACATCGGCAGCGAAGATCGAACCGGACATCGCCTTTGGCGTGGATGTCGGGATCGCCGGGGATACACCGGGAATTTCCGATAAGGAAGCTTCAAGCAAAATGGGAGATGGACCGCAGATCATCCTGTATGATGCGTCCATGGTATCCCATAAAGGGCTCCGTGATGCTGTCACCAGCACGGCGGACGAACTGGGCATCCCGTATCAGTACGATAGCATCCCTGGAGGAGGGACCGATTCAGGTTCGATCCATCTGACGGCGAACGGGGTACCGGCCCTGTCGATCACCATCGCCACCCGCTACATCCACAGTCATGCGGCCATGCTGCATCGGGATGATTATGAGCACACAGTGAAACTCATCACGGAGGTCATCAAGAAGCTCGACCGCGAAACCGTCGATAAAATCACGTATGATTGA
- a CDS encoding TVP38/TMEM64 family protein, translating to MDDRLVAAFAVMEASGFIAPFLFILFHILRQFLFIPVALVCMAGGLLFGSVFGTIYSLIGLTLLSVLFFFVIKGVPTFAERLLKLKEKWFGRNAVLTTGQIAVLKLIPFVHYQLLNLCLLERHREFKPFLRAAFLSNIPLAFFYTVFGQYITTFSPPIIVMIILSLAVLFYLLREKVRIISWNEFFPSK from the coding sequence ATGGATGATCGTTTAGTCGCTGCATTTGCCGTCATGGAAGCGAGTGGTTTCATTGCCCCTTTCCTGTTCATCCTGTTCCACATCTTAAGGCAGTTCCTCTTCATCCCGGTCGCACTCGTCTGCATGGCGGGAGGTCTGTTGTTCGGAAGTGTGTTCGGGACGATTTATTCCTTGATCGGGTTGACGCTCTTATCCGTCCTTTTCTTCTTTGTCATCAAGGGGGTGCCGACGTTTGCCGAAAGGCTCCTGAAGCTGAAGGAAAAGTGGTTCGGCCGGAATGCCGTATTGACGACCGGTCAGATCGCGGTATTGAAGCTGATCCCGTTCGTCCACTATCAGCTCCTCAATCTGTGTCTCCTTGAGCGTCACAGGGAATTCAAACCGTTCCTCAGGGCGGCTTTCCTCTCGAACATTCCCCTGGCATTCTTTTATACGGTATTCGGTCAATACATCACGACGTTCTCCCCGCCGATCATCGTCATGATCATCCTGTCCCTGGCTGTCCTGTTTTATCTCCTCAGGGAAAAGGTTCGGATCATTTCATGGAATGAATTCTTTCCGAGTAAATAA
- the pheS gene encoding phenylalanine--tRNA ligase subunit alpha: MEETLRSLQQEAIEKVNEAQDLKALNDVRVAYLGKKGPVTEALKGMGKLSAEERPKMGALANEVRGAITETIEAKQAILEKEAVEKKLQSETIDVTLPGRPVKSGNHHPLTMIVEEIEDLFIGMGYTIAEGPEVEKDYYNFEALNLPKGHPARDMQDSFYISEETLLRTHTSPVQARTMEMADGKGPIKIICPGKVYRRDTDDATHSHQFTQIEGLVVDEHIRMSDLKGTLNVFAKKMFGEDREIRLRPSFFPFTEPSVEMDISCKICGGEGCRVCKGTGWIEILGAGMVHPNVLEMAGFDSSKYSGFAFGMGPERIAMLKYGIDDIRHYYTNDTRFLKQFSEKE; encoded by the coding sequence ATGGAGGAAACATTACGATCCCTTCAACAGGAAGCAATCGAAAAAGTAAATGAAGCACAGGATTTAAAAGCGCTGAATGATGTCCGCGTTGCCTATCTCGGCAAGAAAGGCCCCGTGACTGAAGCGCTGAAAGGCATGGGAAAACTCTCTGCAGAAGAGCGTCCGAAAATGGGTGCCCTGGCCAATGAAGTCCGCGGAGCCATCACCGAGACCATCGAAGCGAAGCAGGCCATCCTTGAGAAGGAAGCGGTGGAGAAAAAGCTCCAATCGGAAACGATCGATGTGACCCTTCCAGGGCGCCCTGTGAAGAGCGGGAATCATCATCCCCTCACCATGATCGTCGAAGAAATCGAAGATCTGTTCATCGGCATGGGCTATACGATTGCCGAAGGCCCGGAAGTGGAGAAGGACTACTACAACTTCGAGGCGCTCAACCTTCCGAAGGGACACCCGGCGCGAGATATGCAGGATTCATTCTATATCTCGGAAGAAACGCTCCTGCGCACCCATACGTCCCCTGTACAGGCAAGGACGATGGAGATGGCAGATGGAAAAGGACCGATCAAGATCATCTGCCCTGGGAAAGTGTATCGCCGTGACACCGATGATGCGACCCATTCCCATCAGTTCACACAGATCGAAGGACTTGTCGTCGATGAACACATCCGCATGAGTGACCTTAAAGGAACATTGAATGTATTCGCCAAGAAGATGTTCGGGGAAGACCGGGAAATCCGACTCCGCCCAAGCTTCTTCCCGTTCACGGAGCCTTCCGTCGAAATGGATATCAGCTGTAAGATCTGCGGCGGTGAAGGATGCCGCGTATGCAAAGGGACCGGTTGGATCGAAATCCTCGGTGCCGGTATGGTCCATCCGAATGTACTGGAGATGGCCGGATTCGATTCAAGCAAGTACTCCGGGTTCGCCTTCGGGATGGGACCTGAACGGATTGCCATGCTGAAGTATGGAATCGATGATATCCGTCACTATTATACGAACGATACGCGTTTCCTCAAACAGTTCAGCGAGAAGGAATAA
- the sspI gene encoding small acid-soluble spore protein SspI yields the protein MSLNLRKAIIHNVQGNSQDELRDTIVDAIQGGEEKTLPGLGVLLEVFWQNADPNEQKMVLETLENSLQQPH from the coding sequence ATGAGCTTGAATCTACGCAAAGCGATCATACACAACGTGCAGGGCAATTCACAGGATGAACTCCGCGATACCATCGTCGACGCCATTCAGGGAGGCGAAGAAAAGACGCTCCCGGGGCTGGGTGTCCTCCTCGAGGTCTTCTGGCAGAACGCCGATCCGAATGAACAGAAGATGGTCCTTGAAACGCTTGAAAATTCCCTTCAACAGCCTCATTAA
- a CDS encoding dUTP diphosphatase, with protein MDWNQLLNMQNGLDRHIEREHGLQDADLVDKKILALLVELGELANETRCFKFWSKKAPSEKEVILEEYVDGIHFILSLGIEIGIRSIDEPEVLEEGDPTEEFLKVYSEVNRFSEERSVENLLTLFQQYLQLGRILGFKSEDIHESYLKKNEVNYQRQQEGY; from the coding sequence ATGGATTGGAATCAACTATTGAACATGCAGAACGGACTGGATCGGCACATCGAAAGGGAACACGGACTTCAGGACGCCGATCTGGTGGACAAAAAGATCCTGGCCCTCCTCGTCGAACTCGGGGAACTGGCGAATGAAACGAGGTGCTTCAAGTTTTGGAGCAAGAAGGCCCCTTCCGAAAAAGAAGTCATCCTTGAAGAGTACGTGGACGGGATCCACTTCATCCTCTCCCTTGGAATCGAAATCGGCATCCGTTCCATCGATGAGCCCGAGGTACTGGAAGAAGGGGATCCGACAGAGGAATTCCTCAAGGTGTACAGTGAAGTGAATCGATTCTCAGAGGAGCGCTCCGTCGAGAACCTTCTCACCCTCTTCCAGCAGTATCTTCAGCTTGGGCGGATCCTCGGCTTCAAGTCGGAAGACATCCATGAGTCCTACCTGAAGAAGAACGAGGTGAATTATCAGCGCCAGCAAGAAGGATATTAA
- a CDS encoding TrmH family RNA methyltransferase, whose translation MKYIQSSKNPIVKQWKKLLTKKERDLTRTYIVEGFHLVEEALKQDGIVQELIVVEGVEVPRTFEAESITTVSPEVGSLLADTETTQGIFAICRQQEREEDMVEASTFLLLDGLQDPGNIGTIIRTADAAGIDMVVLGKGTVDPYNQKVLRSAQGSHFHLPIVRMDLEQLIPELQERGIPVYGTALENGVEYTGVEPASSYALIMGNEGNGMSPHTLEMTDKNLYIPIYGQSESLNVAIAAGILMYHFKQNTPKRV comes from the coding sequence TTGAAGTATATTCAATCCTCAAAGAACCCCATCGTGAAACAATGGAAGAAGCTGTTGACCAAAAAAGAACGGGATCTCACCCGTACCTATATCGTCGAAGGATTCCATCTTGTAGAGGAAGCGCTGAAGCAGGATGGGATCGTACAGGAACTGATCGTCGTGGAAGGAGTGGAGGTGCCGAGGACCTTTGAGGCCGAATCCATCACCACCGTATCACCTGAGGTCGGGAGTCTCCTCGCCGATACGGAGACCACCCAGGGGATCTTCGCCATCTGCCGGCAGCAGGAACGGGAGGAAGACATGGTAGAAGCGAGTACGTTCCTTCTCCTGGACGGGCTCCAGGATCCAGGCAACATCGGCACCATCATCCGGACGGCTGATGCGGCAGGGATCGACATGGTCGTCCTCGGGAAGGGGACAGTGGACCCTTATAACCAAAAGGTCCTCCGCTCAGCCCAGGGCAGTCATTTCCACCTTCCGATCGTGCGGATGGATCTTGAACAACTGATCCCCGAGCTGCAGGAACGGGGGATCCCGGTTTATGGCACGGCCCTTGAAAATGGGGTTGAATACACTGGAGTGGAGCCTGCTTCATCCTACGCCCTCATCATGGGGAATGAGGGAAATGGCATGTCCCCGCATACACTCGAGATGACGGACAAGAATCTCTACATCCCGATATACGGGCAGAGTGAATCATTGAATGTTGCCATCGCTGCAGGCATCCTTATGTATCATTTTAAGCAGAACACACCGAAAAGGGTTTGA
- a CDS encoding cysteine hydrolase family protein translates to MSKDNTALLVIDMINTFDFDGGENLLEHTLDVVDPIRGLKKKAKNAGIPIIYVNDNYGLWQDNMNDIIEHCKKGKGRKVIERLHPDTDDYFIIKPKHSCFFGTQLEILLHQLDIHHLILTGIAGDICVLYTANDAYMREYELSIPTDCVASETTEDNDNAFRIITKTIGADLTDSRQIDFDD, encoded by the coding sequence ATGAGTAAAGATAACACCGCACTTCTCGTGATCGATATGATCAATACATTCGACTTCGATGGAGGGGAAAACCTGCTTGAACATACCTTGGACGTCGTCGATCCGATCCGTGGCCTGAAGAAAAAGGCGAAAAATGCGGGGATTCCCATCATCTATGTCAATGATAACTATGGACTGTGGCAGGATAATATGAACGATATCATCGAGCACTGCAAAAAAGGGAAGGGCCGGAAAGTCATCGAGCGGCTTCATCCCGATACCGATGACTACTTCATCATCAAGCCGAAGCATTCGTGTTTCTTCGGAACCCAGCTTGAGATCCTCCTTCACCAGCTGGATATCCACCACTTGATCCTGACGGGGATCGCAGGGGATATCTGCGTCCTTTATACGGCGAATGATGCATATATGAGGGAATATGAGCTGTCCATCCCGACCGACTGTGTCGCTTCCGAGACGACTGAAGACAATGACAATGCCTTCCGGATCATCACAAAGACCATCGGGGCAGATCTGACAGATTCCCGTCAGATCGATTTTGACGACTGA